The following DNA comes from Thermococcus sp. LS1.
CCGGCGCTCGGAACGAGGAGGCTGATGACGATGGCGGTGATGATGGGGAACATTATCTTCTCCCTCTTGGAGACGGGCCTGAGCTGTTCCATTCTGATCCTCCTTTCGTTCTTGCTGGTCATGGCTTTGATGATAGGCGGCTGGATGAGCGGGACGAGGCTCATGTAAGAGTAAGCTGCCACAGCGGTCGCTCCGAGAATGTGTGGAGCCAGCTTAGTGGTGAGGTATATAGTCGTCGGCCCATCGGCACCGCCGATGATGCCTATCGAAGCCGCCTCCGGCAGGGTGAAGCCGAGCAGCACTGCGCTCAGCATAGCAACGAAGACACCTATCTGAGCGGCAGCGCCGAGCAGGGCCGTCTTGGGGTCTGCTATCATCGGTCCGAAGTCGGTCATCGCTCCCAGTCCGAAGAATATCAGCAACGGCACTATCTCCGTGCTTATGAGGTAGTGGTGGATAAGGTAGAACAGTCCGTGCGGCTCGTCGGCTATGCCCGTGAGCGGCAGGTTGACGATGACGGCGCTTATGCCTATCGGAAGGAGGAGCAGAGGCTCCATCTCATATCTGATGGCGAGATAGACGAGCGTCAGACCGACGAGTATCATTATCACGTTCCCGAGGCTGAGATGGAAGAGACCCATGCTCTCGATGAATTCGATTATTGCCTGCTCCAGTCCGGCCATTATCCATCACCCGAGTTCTATGAGTGGTTGTCCG
Coding sequences within:
- a CDS encoding sodium ion-translocating decarboxylase subunit beta, with product MAGLEQAIIEFIESMGLFHLSLGNVIMILVGLTLVYLAIRYEMEPLLLLPIGISAVIVNLPLTGIADEPHGLFYLIHHYLISTEIVPLLIFFGLGAMTDFGPMIADPKTALLGAAAQIGVFVAMLSAVLLGFTLPEAASIGIIGGADGPTTIYLTTKLAPHILGATAVAAYSYMSLVPLIQPPIIKAMTSKNERRIRMEQLRPVSKREKIMFPIITAIVISLLVPSAGPLIGMLMIGNLFRESGVVERLSKAAQEELMNIVTIFLGLGVGSTMRAESFLTVQTLMILGLGVVAFASATAGGVLLGKLMMKLSGGKINPMIGAAGVSAVPMSARVVQRLASEEDPGNFILMHAMGPNVAGVIGTAVVAGVLLSVLG